The following coding sequences lie in one Alosa alosa isolate M-15738 ecotype Scorff River chromosome 21, AALO_Geno_1.1, whole genome shotgun sequence genomic window:
- the tmem128 gene encoding transmembrane protein 128 yields MADFLAENELVTLRNRFKRDAELLLQGISDDGEEKSKEEKDDKPLPRINRHSVFWILASIGLTYYVDFFNVIMEDTDIKSWWFNVGLVLLTLCISLAAFCIVYLEWCKGIQHYDQEYPAIPPLTTAAFIAASCSFNIALWPVWSFLTPVILFTQFMGVVMFISVLG; encoded by the exons ATGGCAGACTTTCTTGCAGAAAATGAACTAGTAACGCTAAGAAATCGATTCAAAAGAGATGCCGAGCTGCTTCTGCAAGGGATCTCTGATGATGGCGAAGAAAAGA GTAAAGAAGAGAAAGATGACAAACCACTCCCACGCATTAACCGGCACTCCGTCTTCTGGATCCTAGCATCCATAGGGTTGACCTACTATGTGGATTTCTTTAATGTCATCATGGAAGACACCGATATTAAGAG CTGGTGGTTTAATGTTGGACTGGTGCTGCTGACTCTATGCATATCTCTGGCTGCATTCTGCATCGTATACCTGGAGTGGTGTAAAGGCATCCAACATTATGACCAGGAGTACCCTGCCATTCCCCCTTTAACTACCGCAGCCTTTATTGCAGCCTCTTGCAG CTTTAACATCGCCCTTTGGCCAGTGTGGTCCTTCCTCACTCCCGTGATCCTCTTCACCCAGTTCATGGGGGTTGTGATGTTCATCTCAGTCTTAGGATGA